A window of Chrysoperla carnea chromosome 3, inChrCarn1.1, whole genome shotgun sequence genomic DNA:
cgataaaaataaaaactgaaaataatgtGGAAGGAGATTAGATATAACAAGGAGCTTTAGTTTTAACatgatatgaaatataccaaaaagccttataattatgataaaatgcACAAGGTTGGcctttgatttaatttattatttcatttttcttaatcTGTAATTATGCTAAGAAATGAAAGTTCAATGTTTGCTATTATTAGTCTATTTTTAACCAAGTCTGTAGTCATAATAGATTAAATGTGCCTTCGTTTTAAACTAACTTAGGCTCCATTTTTAGCAGCCTAAGTTGCGATATTTGGAGTCTAAATAAGTAAgccaaatttttcatatatcatAACTGGTCAATGACTTTAATTAATTGGTCAGCAATCAGGACATTTCTGTTAGCAATAATAACATTCATTAGTGGTCTATAAACTTAATACTAGTCTGTGGGTGTATAAGCAACTACTATCGGCTTTAATGTATTCGATATAATTCTTTAtggttatgtttttaaaatgtcaaaacaaataGAACTTTTGTCAAAATGTTAACCACataacatttgttttttaataaaattataacaaaatgcaaaattcgGGCTCCTTTAGAGACCAGAAATATGGTATGAATAGAAGTGATAATTCAGATGATAATTTTATACGGTTTAATCAAACACCACCTAGTGGTAATTCATTTTCACCAGACTACAAAAGTACTCCTGTAAGAAATCGAAGAGGCAATAACAATTGGCGCGGAAGAAatcattacaataattattcacAGAATGATAGTGGAAATTCACCAAATTATAGTCGAGGAGGACATCAAAACTCTTATAGAAAAAATAGACCttcatttaatgtaaataaattattaaaaaattaattcttgtttattcctaataataaatgattttcgatttaattttcagaaatcaCGAGATGATGTAGATATTTCATGTTACTACAGTCATGAGATGATTGAAGATCCATGGCTAGAATTAGAAGAAAAACAACGTAATGATGAAATTAGAGACGCGAAATTCGATGAAGACAATAAATCAACCACATCAGAATCTAGTTCAAATAACAGCGACGTTAGTTCTACAAAATCTGGAGATGAAATGTAGAATAACCGTTTACCaatattaaatactaatttattttttcaaagttgttttattatttataaataaattttacacttcgaataagtatgaaatattatacttatgttataaaaagtacaaaatacatatttttcatttaattttaatatttgtttacttttatttctataaaacatTCCACTCATGCATACATTTTTCCAAATACATTCTGTCAGATCTAAGCTTACATATTGGGTCACATGGCTCAAGGCGCCAAATTTTGGGGGCGTTATGTTAGTCCCACTttcttatgtcataaatcactcttctgtcagggggtgagaattaaaataacatataatatacCTTTTCTTTTACTTATTTGTCACTTTTGGTTCCCAtaacaactatttaaaaaaaaagtcatctcggcataattacttatttaattaaaaattaatcggaACGCTACTTCGGGATTCGAACCGAGGTACTCTTTAACCGGAGGCGACTGGTCTAGCCACTACTCCGCCtttgatatattataattatcaataatgtaatataatttttttaactactcaacttttttcaataaacttgttttcttaaataaactttcctataaatgaataattgtagtaatattttgttagaAATGTAGGTTCTGTTTGATACTGAgcatactataaaaatttcagcttgatatctcttttcgtttttgagttgtcgtgtttacggacggacggacaaacggaaatggattaattatatgtgctatcaatatttatttctaagcgtaacaaacttggtactaaaattagtaaatctgggtatatatttcatatatacaggttaTAATAACTATTTCGTTGAAGATAAGCAAGCAAGCAatatcatatacatatatgtataaacaacTGTGTATattgtacaataataaaaacacatgtGCATTTTAGTGTGAGGAACTATTCAACCATATGTAAACCATCTTCATCTGTGTAAGTACGTATGCACGTTTAGCGCTACTACCCAATAGAcggacatataaaaataatgagatTTTCTGGAAccagaaattgtaaaaaatactaatataaTTCGGGCCTGAAGAAAAAAGTTGAGCTAAATTTAATTACTTCTTGATATAATAATAGCAATATAGTAAAAAAGTCGAAAGAAGAGGCTTGGTTCACTTTACACAGTAAAGTTTCATTCCTCGGATTATAAAAGAGGTGGCCGTCATCTTGAAGTGAAgtcaattattttgataagtaTCGAATTCATTCGacaattcaatatttatcaaaataattgacttgaagctatctacaaattttcatctctctattttttatatgtttgaagaaaattgacatcaaagttttgccctaatttcctCTCTCACgagaaaaaaatgatgtttaccaaaaattgtttcaaacaaaagttgtttttgttttataaggaacatttttatacatttaaatttgtgttctatctctaacagtttaatATAAGCAAAACTCcaaatttaaacatttctataaaccatgtaaatttttcaagcatcatatttcaaaaacaattaaacacACGGAGCTGGGGGTTggcttcaaatttaatatactttcaaaatgatagtagcaactaatatcatagtttttgaattgaac
This region includes:
- the LOC123296416 gene encoding homeobox protein 2-like, coding for MQNSGSFRDQKYGMNRSDNSDDNFIRFNQTPPSGNSFSPDYKSTPVRNRRGNNNWRGRNHYNNYSQNDSGNSPNYSRGGHQNSYRKNRPSFNKSRDDVDISCYYSHEMIEDPWLELEEKQRNDEIRDAKFDEDNKSTTSESSSNNSDVSSTKSGDEM